From the genome of Cytobacillus luteolus, one region includes:
- a CDS encoding Hsp20/alpha crystallin family protein — protein sequence MRDDQGRQHQKKYNKEPFGDLMKSMNDFFHQKPVRRLLDTIDVFFEQPFPLQQIPVDMYETDHELIISADLPGIKREQIGIEFTGNQLTISVNHNEVTEEKNEKKHYYYKKVEKNQSIRTVSLPYIVHEKDVKASYQDGVLKIRIPRQRKKRIMID from the coding sequence ATGAGAGATGACCAAGGCAGACAACATCAAAAAAAGTATAATAAAGAACCCTTTGGAGATTTAATGAAATCAATGAACGATTTTTTTCATCAGAAACCAGTTAGAAGATTGCTTGACACAATAGATGTCTTCTTTGAACAACCGTTTCCACTGCAACAGATTCCAGTTGATATGTACGAAACCGACCACGAACTTATCATTTCAGCAGACCTGCCAGGTATTAAAAGAGAGCAAATTGGAATTGAATTCACCGGAAACCAACTAACCATATCCGTTAACCATAATGAGGTCACTGAAGAAAAAAACGAAAAGAAACATTATTATTATAAAAAGGTAGAAAAAAATCAATCCATTCGAACAGTTAGTCTACCCTATATTGTTCATGAAAAAGATGTAAAAGCATCTTATCAAGATGGTGTACTAAAAATAAGAATTCCAAGGCAACGAAAAAAAAGAATTATGATTGACTAA
- a CDS encoding Crp/Fnr family transcriptional regulator → MDRSTIEEVLRAVPLFRELSSDELSEIVNISQNRHFIKGIHVFMQDDPLENVYFIHSGKIKIYKNDLNGKEQIVSILKSGDMFPHVGFFRKGNYPAFAHVLEDARIVVISIAHFEKLLLQHPQVCIKLFKVMGEKIIDLQNRLESQILNSTYEQIIKLLLRLAQTDGTLLEDGRTVLTSHYTNKDMANMIGTTRETVSRTLTKLKKKKIIETDKDGNFMFDVLEVEEELF, encoded by the coding sequence ATGGACCGATCCACAATAGAAGAGGTTTTACGTGCAGTACCTTTATTCCGTGAACTATCGAGTGATGAGTTGTCCGAAATTGTAAACATCTCGCAAAATCGACATTTCATTAAAGGTATCCATGTTTTTATGCAAGATGACCCCTTAGAAAACGTGTATTTTATACATAGTGGAAAAATTAAAATATATAAAAATGATTTAAACGGGAAAGAACAAATTGTTTCTATTCTGAAATCAGGAGATATGTTTCCTCATGTAGGTTTTTTTAGAAAAGGGAATTACCCCGCTTTCGCGCATGTCCTTGAAGATGCAAGAATTGTAGTCATCTCCATTGCTCATTTTGAAAAACTACTTCTTCAGCATCCACAGGTATGTATTAAACTTTTTAAAGTTATGGGTGAAAAAATTATCGACCTTCAAAATAGACTAGAATCACAAATATTAAATAGCACCTACGAGCAGATTATTAAGTTATTGCTAAGGTTAGCACAAACAGATGGTACGCTACTAGAAGACGGTAGGACAGTATTAACCTCACATTATACGAATAAAGATATGGCTAACATGATTGGTACCACTAGAGAAACGGTTAGTAGAACTTTAACAAAACTAAAAAAGAAAAAAATTATTGAAACAGACAAAGATGGAAACTTTATGTTTGACGTACTAGAAGTTGAAGAAGAATTATTTTAA
- a CDS encoding peptide ABC transporter substrate-binding protein produces the protein MKVKLYSILALFFAILVALSGCFAGEEANKPKEPTNNTEKPADSEEKPADDSASTSPKVLRLNNGSEPGSLHPGTAQGTHDSWVLEHAFEGLTKKSPEGEIVEGMAEKWETSNDGLTWTFYLRDGVTWSNGDSVTAHDFEYAWKHALNPETASTYAYQLYYLKGGQAFNSAEEGADLQALEDAVGVKALDEKTLEVTLEVATPYFLDLTSFYTYYPVNKAVQEANPDWYKEADTYVSNGAFKLTEWKHKESMKLEKNEHYYDQAKINLDEVHFVIIDDENTVWQMYRSGEIDLVYPLPQDVQGQLLANNDPEFNLGPDLAIYYYNINNDVKPFNNPKVRKALAMAIDRETIVEHVAQGGQTPAYSVVPPGIPDVSGDYQENTGKLFEANAEEAKKLLAEGLAEEGMAELPPFTLTYNTSEGHKLIAEAVQEMLRKNLGVAITLENVEFQVKLDREKAGDYTMSRAGWVGDYVDPMTFIDLWVSDSPYNDANWANAEYDRLVNLAKSSMDQGERMQAMHDAEKILMDEMPIIPVYFYTKPFTVKPYVTGIYTPINRYPQFHYVDIKN, from the coding sequence ATGAAAGTTAAGCTTTATTCAATTCTAGCGTTGTTTTTTGCAATACTAGTGGCACTATCTGGTTGTTTTGCTGGAGAAGAAGCGAATAAACCAAAAGAACCAACTAACAATACCGAAAAGCCTGCAGACTCTGAAGAAAAACCTGCAGATGATAGTGCCAGTACAAGTCCAAAAGTTTTAAGGTTAAATAATGGTTCAGAACCAGGCTCATTACACCCTGGTACAGCACAAGGTACACATGATTCTTGGGTACTAGAACATGCCTTTGAGGGATTAACTAAGAAATCTCCAGAAGGTGAAATTGTAGAAGGAATGGCAGAGAAATGGGAAACGAGTAATGATGGTCTTACTTGGACTTTCTACTTACGTGATGGGGTTACCTGGTCAAATGGCGATTCAGTAACTGCTCATGACTTTGAATATGCTTGGAAGCATGCATTAAATCCTGAGACAGCTTCTACATATGCTTACCAATTGTACTATTTAAAAGGCGGGCAAGCATTTAACTCAGCTGAAGAAGGGGCAGACTTACAAGCCCTTGAAGATGCTGTAGGGGTTAAAGCCCTTGATGAAAAGACATTAGAAGTAACACTTGAAGTTGCAACTCCATATTTCTTAGATTTAACATCTTTTTATACGTACTATCCTGTAAACAAAGCAGTTCAAGAAGCAAATCCTGATTGGTATAAAGAAGCAGATACGTATGTGTCTAATGGTGCATTCAAGTTGACCGAATGGAAACATAAAGAAAGCATGAAGTTAGAGAAAAATGAACATTATTATGATCAAGCTAAGATTAACCTAGACGAAGTTCATTTTGTCATTATTGATGATGAAAATACAGTTTGGCAAATGTACCGCTCTGGTGAAATTGATTTAGTGTATCCATTACCACAAGACGTTCAAGGTCAGTTGCTTGCTAATAATGATCCTGAATTTAACCTTGGACCAGATCTAGCAATCTACTACTATAATATTAACAATGACGTTAAACCATTTAATAATCCGAAAGTAAGAAAAGCATTAGCGATGGCTATTGATCGTGAAACGATTGTTGAGCACGTGGCACAAGGTGGCCAAACACCAGCTTATTCTGTAGTACCTCCTGGTATTCCTGATGTAAGTGGTGATTACCAAGAAAACACAGGTAAATTATTCGAAGCAAATGCTGAAGAAGCTAAGAAATTATTAGCTGAAGGTTTAGCTGAGGAAGGTATGGCTGAACTTCCACCATTTACACTAACATACAATACTTCAGAAGGTCATAAATTAATTGCAGAAGCAGTTCAAGAAATGCTACGTAAAAACTTAGGTGTAGCAATTACACTTGAGAACGTAGAATTCCAAGTAAAACTTGACCGTGAAAAGGCTGGAGACTACACAATGTCTCGTGCTGGATGGGTTGGTGATTATGTAGACCCAATGACATTTATTGATCTATGGGTATCAGATAGTCCATATAACGATGCTAACTGGGCTAATGCTGAATATGATAGATTGGTAAACCTAGCTAAATCTTCGATGGATCAGGGCGAACGTATGCAAGCAATGCATGATGCTGAAAAAATCTTAATGGATGAAATGCCAATTATTCCTGTGTACTTCTATACTAAACCATTTACAGTTAAACCATATGTAACTGGGATTTATACACCAATCAATAGATATCCTCAATTCCATTATGTGGATATTAAAAACTAA
- a CDS encoding ABC transporter permease encodes MLMYTIKRLGWAVLTLWVIITITFILMHSIPGNPFAQEGTMPKAIYDNLQSYYNLDKPLIVQYGLYLQSLIQFDFGPSLKSSSISVNDYIKNGFPVSLHLGAQALLIAITFGLILGVMASLYRNKLPDYLSMILAIIGISVPSFILATFLMNFLAVELQLFPVATWKSWSHTVLPSISLAMMPLAYIARLMRSSMLEVMSQDYIITAKAKGLKRNVIIIKHAIRNAILPVITVLGILTANLVTGSFIIESIFGIPGMGEMFVTGISNRDYPVILGSTVFYSAILIFLIFLVDIAYTWIDPRIKVTGESK; translated from the coding sequence ATGTTAATGTATACCATTAAGCGACTAGGCTGGGCAGTGCTTACATTATGGGTCATTATTACAATTACATTTATACTCATGCATAGTATCCCAGGAAATCCTTTTGCTCAAGAAGGTACCATGCCTAAAGCAATTTATGATAATTTACAGAGTTATTATAATCTGGACAAACCTTTGATTGTACAATATGGTCTCTATTTACAATCATTAATTCAATTTGATTTTGGACCATCATTGAAGTCTTCGTCCATATCCGTTAATGATTATATTAAAAACGGATTCCCTGTCTCTCTCCATCTTGGTGCTCAGGCCCTATTAATTGCAATTACTTTTGGTTTGATTCTCGGTGTTATGGCTTCATTATATCGTAATAAATTACCAGATTATTTATCTATGATACTTGCAATTATAGGGATTTCAGTGCCAAGTTTTATTCTAGCAACCTTCTTAATGAACTTTCTTGCGGTTGAATTACAGCTCTTTCCGGTTGCTACATGGAAGTCTTGGTCTCATACTGTTTTACCTTCCATTTCACTAGCAATGATGCCGCTTGCGTATATAGCTCGCTTAATGCGATCAAGTATGCTTGAGGTTATGAGTCAGGATTATATTATTACAGCAAAAGCTAAGGGATTGAAAAGGAACGTCATCATCATAAAGCATGCAATACGAAATGCAATTCTACCAGTTATAACTGTGCTAGGAATTCTAACTGCTAACCTTGTAACAGGGAGCTTCATAATCGAAAGTATCTTCGGTATTCCTGGAATGGGCGAGATGTTTGTAACAGGTATTTCAAACCGTGATTACCCGGTTATATTAGGATCAACGGTTTTCTATAGTGCAATTTTGATTTTTTTAATTTTCCTTGTCGATATCGCTTATACATGGATTGATCCAAGAATTAAGGTGACGGGGGAGAGCAAATAA
- a CDS encoding ABC transporter permease, with amino-acid sequence MTKHKLTQEMFLPAQDNFKEAEKISRPSLTFWKDTWNRLKENKLAMFGLLLIILLIVMAIIGPYLNGYTYYEQDFTKKNLRPNSEHWFGTDQSGRDLFTRAWYGARISLFIGLMAALIDFLAGVLYGGISAVKGGKVDNAMMRIAEILYAIPYLLMVILIMIVLERGLWPIIIAMTITGWIPMARLVRGQVLQLKEYEYVQAANAMGASTSWTLRKHLLPNTMGPILVNVTLTVPTAIFAEATLSFLGLGIPAPEASWGTMANDALGSILIGNFYQLFIPAILISLTMFAFNVFGDGLRDALDPKLRK; translated from the coding sequence ATGACTAAGCATAAACTAACACAGGAGATGTTTTTACCAGCGCAGGATAATTTTAAAGAAGCAGAGAAAATTTCTCGACCAAGTCTTACTTTTTGGAAAGATACATGGAATAGGTTAAAGGAAAATAAGCTAGCTATGTTTGGTTTACTTCTCATCATTCTTTTAATTGTTATGGCGATCATTGGACCCTATCTAAATGGTTATACCTACTATGAACAGGACTTTACAAAGAAAAATCTGCGACCAAATTCAGAGCATTGGTTCGGTACTGATCAATCAGGTAGGGATTTATTTACTAGAGCATGGTATGGAGCAAGAATATCCTTATTTATTGGCCTTATGGCTGCATTAATAGATTTTCTTGCAGGGGTACTTTATGGTGGAATATCTGCGGTCAAAGGCGGAAAAGTAGATAATGCGATGATGAGAATTGCTGAAATACTTTATGCTATTCCATACTTACTTATGGTTATTTTAATCATGATTGTATTAGAGCGTGGATTATGGCCAATTATCATTGCTATGACCATCACTGGTTGGATTCCTATGGCACGGCTTGTTAGGGGTCAGGTACTACAGTTAAAAGAGTATGAGTATGTGCAGGCTGCGAATGCAATGGGGGCGTCTACTTCCTGGACGTTAAGAAAACACTTATTACCTAACACGATGGGTCCAATATTAGTAAATGTCACACTTACAGTTCCTACGGCTATTTTTGCCGAAGCAACTTTAAGTTTCTTAGGTCTAGGTATACCTGCTCCAGAAGCCAGTTGGGGCACAATGGCAAATGATGCACTTGGAAGTATATTAATCGGTAATTTCTATCAATTATTCATTCCTGCGATTCTCATTTCTTTAACTATGTTTGCATTTAACGTTTTTGGTGATGGATTAAGAGATGCTTTAGATCCTAAGCTACGAAAGTAA
- a CDS encoding ABC transporter ATP-binding protein, translating to MGNILEVNDLHVTFDTYAGVVKAVRGVSFHVKPGEAVAIVGESGCGKSVTAKSIMRLLPEPHSKIKSGTILLNNSNLVDKREREMQKIRGNEIGMIFQDPMTSLNPTSKVGAQITEGLLKHQNISRKEAYQTAVNMLEMVGIPNPEKRFNQYPHEFSGGMRQRVMIAMALVCQPKLLIADEPTTALDVTIQAQILKLMKDLQEKTNTSIILITHDLGVVAEMCDRVVVMYAGQVVESGTIHEIFSNPSHPYTEGLLKSMPRIDMSRDVKLSPIPGTPPDLLAPPKGCAFYARCDKAMRVCKENPPLYEKVGDSRYAACWLHHPLAKNTQTTS from the coding sequence ATGGGAAATATATTAGAGGTGAACGATTTACATGTAACTTTTGATACATATGCTGGTGTTGTAAAAGCTGTGCGTGGCGTATCCTTTCATGTAAAGCCAGGAGAGGCTGTTGCAATAGTTGGTGAATCTGGTTGTGGAAAAAGTGTAACCGCTAAATCAATCATGAGACTTTTACCTGAGCCACACTCAAAGATTAAGAGTGGGACTATTCTTTTAAATAATAGTAATTTAGTAGATAAACGTGAAAGAGAAATGCAAAAAATTCGCGGGAATGAAATTGGAATGATATTTCAGGACCCAATGACATCTTTAAATCCTACTAGTAAAGTAGGAGCACAGATAACTGAAGGACTTTTAAAACATCAGAATATTTCTAGAAAAGAAGCATATCAGACTGCTGTTAATATGTTAGAAATGGTAGGTATACCAAACCCTGAAAAAAGATTCAATCAATATCCACACGAGTTCTCGGGAGGTATGAGACAAAGGGTAATGATTGCGATGGCACTTGTGTGTCAACCCAAATTATTAATCGCTGATGAGCCTACAACAGCTTTAGACGTTACAATCCAAGCCCAAATATTAAAACTAATGAAAGACCTACAAGAGAAAACGAATACGTCCATCATACTAATCACTCACGACCTTGGAGTTGTTGCAGAGATGTGTGACCGAGTGGTGGTCATGTATGCAGGTCAAGTTGTCGAGTCGGGTACTATACATGAAATATTCTCCAACCCAAGTCATCCATATACAGAGGGGTTATTAAAGTCGATGCCACGTATTGATATGAGTAGAGACGTAAAGTTATCTCCTATTCCAGGTACCCCTCCCGATTTGCTTGCACCTCCAAAGGGTTGTGCTTTTTATGCACGCTGTGATAAAGCAATGAGGGTATGCAAAGAGAATCCACCGTTGTATGAAAAAGTAGGAGATTCTAGGTATGCAGCTTGCTGGTTACACCATCCATTAGCAAAGAATACTCAAACAACTTCCTAA
- a CDS encoding ABC transporter ATP-binding protein, with protein MSSETVSVEKPLVQIRNLKKYFNSGGVPLKAVNHLSLDIFQGETVGLVGESGCGKSTAGKTIIRLLEATDGEVFFEGKNIFTLSVTEMKKLRREVQIIFQDPYASLNPRMRIEDIIAEPLDIHGVVKGKKRKERVAELLKLVGLTPEHANRYPHEFSGGQRQRIGIARALALNPKFIVCDEPISALDVSIQAQVVNLLKDLQEKLGLTYLFIAHDLSMVKYISERVLVMYLGNMVELADSDELYREPLHPYTQALLSAVPVPDPSKQSERIILEGDVPSPMNPPSGCVFRTRCQHAMDICAREIPQWKEMKPKHYTACHLYNEQKN; from the coding sequence TTGTCAAGTGAGACGGTTTCGGTAGAAAAGCCCTTAGTCCAAATCAGAAATTTAAAGAAATATTTTAACTCAGGGGGTGTCCCTCTAAAGGCTGTAAATCACCTAAGTTTGGATATTTTTCAAGGTGAAACGGTAGGATTAGTTGGTGAAAGTGGATGTGGGAAATCGACTGCTGGAAAAACCATTATCCGTTTATTAGAGGCGACAGATGGTGAAGTTTTTTTTGAAGGAAAAAATATATTTACTCTATCAGTAACAGAAATGAAAAAGCTTCGGAGAGAGGTTCAGATTATTTTTCAAGATCCATACGCATCTTTGAATCCAAGAATGCGAATTGAAGATATTATCGCAGAGCCTTTGGACATTCACGGCGTTGTAAAAGGGAAAAAGCGCAAGGAACGTGTGGCTGAATTGTTGAAGTTGGTTGGACTAACTCCTGAGCACGCAAATCGATATCCACACGAATTTAGTGGTGGGCAAAGACAAAGAATTGGGATTGCTAGAGCGTTAGCACTAAACCCAAAGTTTATTGTGTGTGATGAACCGATTTCAGCACTAGATGTATCTATCCAAGCACAGGTTGTAAATCTTCTAAAAGACTTGCAAGAGAAACTAGGATTAACTTATTTATTTATTGCTCATGACCTTTCAATGGTAAAGTATATATCTGAACGAGTGTTAGTAATGTATTTGGGGAATATGGTGGAACTTGCAGATAGTGATGAGCTTTATCGAGAACCATTACACCCTTACACTCAAGCATTGTTATCTGCAGTACCTGTACCTGATCCCTCTAAACAATCAGAAAGAATTATTTTAGAAGGTGACGTACCGAGTCCAATGAACCCACCAAGCGGTTGTGTTTTTAGAACTCGCTGTCAACATGCAATGGATATATGTGCAAGAGAAATACCTCAATGGAAAGAAATGAAACCAAAACACTATACAGCTTGTCACTTATACAATGAACAAAAAAATTGA
- a CDS encoding DUF6509 family protein has protein sequence MIITDHTVEKLEDPFGLLAGDRYEFLLNIEVSDDDELYSDNGIYIRLIFVAENENARITQSNFIEKETNRYLEFELEEDEEEMVLNYCKNNLPQE, from the coding sequence ATGATAATTACAGACCATACAGTAGAAAAATTAGAAGATCCGTTTGGTTTATTAGCTGGAGATAGATATGAATTTCTACTAAATATTGAAGTTTCTGATGATGACGAACTCTATTCAGATAATGGAATATATATCCGACTAATCTTTGTAGCAGAAAATGAAAATGCAAGAATTACACAGTCTAATTTTATTGAAAAAGAAACAAACCGCTACCTAGAGTTTGAATTAGAAGAAGATGAAGAAGAGATGGTTTTGAACTATTGTAAAAATAACCTCCCACAAGAATAA
- a CDS encoding carboxymuconolactone decarboxylase family protein has translation MQFEPRNSTEAALHHYKEGLGVFTQKMPELASKYNAFTQECFKEGALSQKEKQLVALGIALYSQDEYCIIYHTKGCLDQGCSEQEILEAVGVTAAFGGGAAMSQAVTLVQECMSELNQLKQ, from the coding sequence ATGCAATTCGAACCTAGAAATTCTACTGAGGCTGCTCTTCATCATTATAAGGAAGGGCTAGGGGTATTCACTCAAAAAATGCCTGAACTCGCTTCAAAATATAATGCCTTTACTCAAGAATGTTTTAAAGAAGGAGCACTTTCACAAAAAGAAAAACAGCTTGTTGCACTAGGCATTGCACTTTATTCACAAGATGAATATTGTATTATTTATCATACTAAAGGCTGTCTAGATCAAGGATGCTCTGAACAGGAAATTCTTGAGGCCGTTGGTGTAACTGCTGCTTTTGGTGGTGGGGCTGCAATGAGTCAAGCGGTAACTCTTGTACAAGAATGTATGTCTGAATTGAATCAGTTGAAGCAGTAG
- a CDS encoding thiol-disulfide oxidoreductase DCC family protein yields the protein MRRIILFDGECNFCDQSVQFIIKRDPKGDFKFASLQSETGKELLSKYNASKSIDSIILIEDGHCYYKSSAALRICKKLKGAWKLLYLFIILPRPLRDFFYDIIARNRYKWFGKNESCRIPSPEERKRFL from the coding sequence ATGAGAAGGATTATTTTATTCGATGGGGAATGTAACTTTTGTGATCAAAGTGTTCAATTTATTATTAAGAGAGACCCAAAAGGAGACTTTAAATTCGCTTCATTACAAAGTGAAACTGGGAAAGAATTATTGAGTAAGTACAACGCTTCGAAAAGTATAGATAGTATTATCCTTATTGAAGATGGTCATTGTTATTATAAATCATCTGCAGCCCTTCGAATTTGCAAAAAACTAAAAGGAGCCTGGAAATTACTCTATTTGTTCATAATTTTACCAAGACCATTGAGAGACTTTTTTTATGATATAATTGCGAGAAATAGATATAAATGGTTCGGAAAAAATGAAAGTTGTCGGATTCCTTCTCCTGAAGAAAGAAAACGATTTTTATAA
- a CDS encoding DEAD/DEAH box helicase: MKVRKNIQEVIDFIKQTPQFQENLVHWHTIEPKPADTVELPETIDDKLKEALHKRGINALYTHQESAFKTATEKKSFVAVTPTASGKTLCYNLPVLQNIVENSQSRALYLFPTKALAQDQKSELNEIIEEMDASINSYTYDGDTAANIRQVVRKAGHIVITNPDMLHSAILPHHTKWVSLFENLKYVVIDELHIYRGVFGSHVANVIRRLKRICEFYGSKPVFMCTSATIANPKELAEQLTGEEMTLINNNGAPTGKKHFVFYNPPIVNKPLNIRRSATLEVRNLASEFLKNKIQTIVFARSRVRVEIILTYLQELVKNQLGAKSIRGYRGGYLPKQRREIEKGLRNGDIYGVVSTNALELGVDIGQLQVCIMTGYPGTIASAWQQAGRAGRRQGEAIIIMVASSSPLDQYIIQHPDYFFSSNPETARINPNNLVILVDHLKCAAYELPFKEGDTFGGIELEELLEFLTEERVLHQNGNKWYWMNDSFPAHNISLRSASQENVVIIDQSNVAAVKVIGEMDRFSAMTLLHDEAIYLHQGVQYQVEMLDWEEKKAFVREVDVDYFTDANLAVQLRVLEIDKHRTQDQLEIGFGDVTVQAMATIFKKIKFETHENIGSGPIHLPEEELHTSAAWISLNKEDVKDLSEQRLEEGLIGIANVLRHVAPLLVMCDPSDLHVVPQVKALHNEQPTIFLYDRYPGGVGLSDKVYEIMESILEEAENMISYCTCEAGCPSCIGTDVVNEHVKIDTLKLVDRLRNKS, from the coding sequence ATGAAGGTTCGGAAGAATATCCAAGAGGTTATTGATTTTATAAAACAAACACCACAGTTTCAAGAGAATCTTGTTCATTGGCATACGATTGAGCCAAAACCTGCAGATACTGTAGAATTACCTGAAACAATTGATGATAAGCTCAAAGAAGCTTTACATAAAAGAGGAATAAACGCTCTATATACACATCAGGAGAGTGCATTTAAGACAGCAACAGAAAAAAAGAGTTTCGTTGCTGTAACACCTACGGCATCGGGGAAAACACTTTGCTATAATCTGCCTGTTTTACAGAATATAGTAGAAAACAGCCAAAGTAGAGCACTATATTTGTTCCCTACTAAAGCACTCGCACAAGACCAAAAGAGTGAACTAAATGAAATAATAGAAGAGATGGACGCATCTATAAATAGTTATACCTATGACGGGGACACAGCAGCAAATATTAGGCAGGTAGTAAGAAAAGCGGGACATATTGTCATTACAAATCCAGATATGCTCCATTCAGCAATTTTACCGCATCATACAAAATGGGTTTCTTTATTTGAAAATCTTAAATATGTGGTGATTGATGAACTTCATATTTATCGTGGAGTCTTTGGAAGTCATGTAGCCAATGTTATTCGTAGACTAAAAAGGATTTGCGAATTCTACGGAAGTAAGCCTGTCTTTATGTGTACATCTGCGACCATTGCTAATCCAAAAGAACTTGCAGAGCAATTAACTGGAGAAGAGATGACACTTATTAATAACAATGGTGCGCCTACTGGCAAGAAGCACTTTGTTTTTTATAACCCACCAATTGTGAATAAGCCACTTAACATTAGACGTAGTGCTACACTTGAAGTGAGAAACCTTGCTAGTGAGTTTTTAAAGAATAAAATCCAGACTATTGTCTTTGCACGAAGTAGAGTAAGAGTTGAAATCATCCTTACGTATCTACAAGAGCTCGTTAAAAATCAACTTGGGGCAAAGTCGATACGAGGATATCGAGGTGGTTACTTACCTAAACAAAGGCGTGAAATTGAGAAAGGCTTGCGAAATGGAGACATTTATGGGGTTGTAAGCACGAATGCTCTTGAGTTAGGAGTAGACATTGGTCAATTACAAGTGTGTATTATGACTGGTTATCCTGGAACGATAGCAAGCGCTTGGCAACAAGCGGGACGAGCAGGGAGAAGGCAAGGAGAGGCCATTATAATAATGGTTGCTAGTTCAAGTCCGTTAGATCAATATATCATTCAACATCCGGACTACTTCTTTAGTAGCAATCCAGAGACTGCCCGAATTAATCCAAATAATTTAGTCATACTTGTCGATCACCTTAAATGTGCTGCTTATGAACTCCCTTTTAAAGAAGGGGATACATTTGGTGGTATTGAATTAGAAGAACTATTAGAATTTCTAACAGAAGAAAGAGTGCTTCATCAAAATGGAAACAAGTGGTACTGGATGAATGATTCTTTCCCTGCTCATAATATTAGCTTGCGTTCTGCTTCGCAAGAGAATGTGGTTATTATTGACCAATCAAATGTAGCTGCTGTTAAAGTAATTGGAGAGATGGACCGATTTAGTGCAATGACACTCTTACATGATGAGGCCATTTATCTACATCAAGGAGTCCAATATCAAGTGGAGATGCTAGATTGGGAGGAGAAAAAAGCCTTCGTTCGAGAAGTGGACGTTGACTATTTTACAGATGCCAATTTAGCTGTTCAGTTACGAGTGTTAGAGATTGATAAACATCGTACTCAAGATCAACTTGAAATAGGATTTGGAGATGTAACTGTACAAGCAATGGCGACTATTTTCAAAAAAATTAAGTTTGAAACGCATGAAAATATCGGTTCAGGTCCTATTCATCTTCCGGAAGAGGAGCTTCACACCTCTGCTGCTTGGATAAGTCTAAACAAAGAAGATGTTAAAGATCTCAGTGAACAGAGATTAGAGGAGGGGCTAATTGGTATTGCAAATGTACTTCGTCATGTTGCCCCCTTATTAGTCATGTGTGACCCTTCGGACTTACATGTTGTTCCGCAAGTAAAGGCTTTACACAACGAGCAACCGACAATATTTTTGTACGACCGATACCCAGGCGGTGTGGGTTTAAGTGATAAAGTTTATGAAATAATGGAATCTATTCTAGAAGAGGCTGAGAATATGATTTCCTATTGTACCTGTGAAGCGGGTTGCCCGTCTTGTATAGGAACCGATGTCGTTAATGAACATGTAAAAATAGATACACTTAAACTGGTCGATCGGCTTAGGAATAAAAGTTAG